TGCAAAATGCGCTTTAGAGTCATCTGTGGGAAAATTCCAACCAAAGCATAAATGGGAACCGCCATATTGAAACTGATCCCCCGCCTGTTGTAAGTGTTGAATACCTGCATATTGTGGTACAATTTGAGCAATTTCTTGACGCATCGCCGCCGTATTCACAAAACTTAGCTGTTCTGCTAAATCTGGTTTTACCCGCCTTGCTAATTCCAGGAAAACTTCCCACTCTGGACGCGCTTCACCAATACGCGGTCCGGGAATTTCTGGACTAAATATTACTCGGCGTTCGGTGTTGGTTTCTGTGACTCCCCCTGGGATTTCGTAGCGAGTGGTCGCGGGTAACAGCACCACAGTATCCGCTGGTTCCACAAGCATTTGGCTGGAAAGCACAATATCCATGTGTACCCGTAGGGGTATCTGCTTCAGGGCACCTTCCACATAATCTGGTTCTGGCAATACTTCCAGAAAGTTACCCCCTACAGAGAATAATACATCTAATTTTCCTCTATGTGCGGCATCAATCATTTCTGGGGCAATTAAACCCTTGTTTGTCGGGACATCAAAGCCCCAACTTTGACTTAACTGGGCTGCATTTTCTGGGGTGATCGGCTTACCACCGGGGAAAACTGTGGCGTAACATCCCATTTCCGCGCCACCCTGTACCCCAGAATGACCGCGAATTGGCATTAAACCGCAGCCTTCGCGACCGACAAAGCCTTTGGTGAGTGCGAGGTTGATGATACTCCGCACGTTATCTTCACCGCATTCATGTTGGGTAATGCCCATACTCCAGACAAATACAGCTTTGTTGGCTTCCTTGACCATTTTGGCAAAGGCGTACATTTGCTCACGGGAACTTCCAGAAAGTCGTTCTAACTCTTCCCAAGATTGACTTTCTAAGGATGCCTGGAGTGAGTCAAAGCCTGTAGTGTAACGCTCAATAAACGACGAGTCTACCCAATCATTGGCGATTATATGTTTGATTGTACCATTTAAAAAGGCAATATCTCCACCCATATTCACCAAAAAGAAATCTTCGGCAAATTTCGTCCCAAAAATTGCACTTTCCACAATTGAAGGCACCCAATAGCGTTCCATTCCTGGCTCACGGTAGGTGTTAATTACGACAATTTTCGTGCCAGCTTTTTTAGCGTAGTGGAGATATTTAACGGTGACAGGCTGATTATTGGCAACATTTGAGCCAATGAAGACTAATAAATCAGTACCAATCCAATCTTTATAAGAACAGGTGGTAGCAGCCGCACCGAGAGACGCTTTCAAGCCTGCGGTACTGGGAGAATGGCAGATGCGAGCAGCATTATCTATATTATTGCATCCCATTGCCCGCACAGCTTTTTGAGTTGCGTAATAAGTTTCATTGACGGTGCCGCGACTGGTAACATAAAAGCTGAGACGGTCTGGGGTGGTAGCGCGAATGCGACTGGCAATGACATTTATTGCTTCATCCCAAGTAACACGGCGAAAACCTTTGTCCCCCCGTTGACGAATCATAGGGTAGGGAAGCCTTCCTAAGTCACGCAATTGGGCACTTTTTTGGTTTTGCAATGGGGAAATATCGCCCAGCAGTACAGGGTCTAAGGCTGACATAGTATTCATTTGTAACAACCGCAGACGGACATTGCACAAATGAATACCATCAAGCGTCCAATCTTTCATCCCCGTAGTCCCCAGGGCACAACCATCACAGACACCCTTGTTGAGGATATTCCAAGCATAGGGTAGCTGGTCACGAGATTGCCAGATGGCGCGAAAGACTTCCCAGTAGTTATTGGGATACTGTTCGCCAATACCAAAAGGCTTCCAACTTGCCCAATTTGCGGGCGTCCAGTGTTTCTTGGGTTTAGGTAACATCGTGGGTGTGCCAATAACAAGTGTATTATTTATTCACTAGTTTAGATCTCCTGCTCAGGGTCGTCATTGTGTCATAGGTTATAGATCAAACGAAGGTAATCACACAAGGTGGTAGGGTGAAAGCAATGCTGTGCCCTCTGCTTTAGGTGCAAAGTTGAGGATGTCAAAAAGATATTATATTTTTGATAATTTTCTAGCGGGAAGGGAGTAAATCTCAATCTCAGGGTAGATAATAACTCGGTATTCATTATCAGGGTTGATGACTTAGGCTGTTTTGTACTAGTTTAAAGGTAAGGTCACTCAATTTTTGAGGAAAAAGCCATGACTGCAACGCTCTTAGAAGGTAATTCTATCGAGTCCATGCTAGGGAAAGAGGCTGAATACCTACTTACCTATAAGGCAAAGGTTTCTCAAGATTTATTGCATTTACCCGGCTCTGATTTTATTGATCGTGTTTGGCTAAATAGCGATCGCCATCCTCAAGTATTGCGTAATTTCCAACAACTTTACTCTACTGGTCGTTTGGCAAATACTGGCTATCTCTCGATTTTACCAGTAGACCAAGGTATTGAACACTCAGCAGGGGCATCGTTTGCGCCTAATCCTATTTACTTTGACCCAGAAAATATTGTCAAGTTGGCAATTGCTGGCGGTTGCAATGCTGTGGCGACAACTTTGGGAGTTTTGGGTAGTATTTCGCGTAAATATGCTCACAAAATCCCTTTGATTGTCAAAATTAACCACAATGAATTATTGACATATCCCAATCAATTTGACCAAGTATTATTTGCGGATGTAGAACAAGCTTGGAATTTGGGTGCTGTGGCTATAGGGGCGACAATTTATTTTGGTTCTGAACAGTCTACCAGACAAATTCAGGAAGTTAGCAAAGCTTTTAAACGCGCCCATGAATTGGGACTGGTAACTATTCTTTGGTGCTATCTGCGGAACAACGCTTTTAAACAAGATCAAGACTATCATCTTGCTGCAGACCTCACTGGACAGGCGAACCATTTGGGTGTGACCATTGAAGCCGACATCATTAAACAAAAATTGCCGGAAAATAATCATGGTTACGCTGCCGTAGCCAAAGCAACTGGTAAAAGTTATGGTAAAATCGACAAGCGAGTTTACACAGAATTGACAACCGACCACCCAATTGATTTGACTCGTTACCAAGTGCTGAATTGCTACTGTGGACGTGCAGGATTAATTAATTCTGGTGGCGCTTCTGGTAAAAATGACTTTGCAGAAGCAGTTCGCACTGCGGTAATTAATAAACGCGCTGGTGGTACGGGATTAATTACGGGAAGAAAGGCGTTCCAGCGTCCGTTTGATCAAGGGGTGGAGTTGTTTCACGCCATCCAGGATGTTTATTTGTCTCCAGATGTTACCATAGCTTAGTCGTAGGGTGCGTCAGCGAACCAGAAAATAATGAAATTCAATATTTTAGGTCTGATGCACTCTACAAATTGGTAGACTTTAATGTATAACAAAAATGGCTTATAGCGCTTCCGATTCAGATTCGGTACAATATCATATCGCGATGTGTAAGGGCACGGCAATGCCGTGCCCCTACGAGTCTACTTGATCGCTTACTCCGGCGCTAGATCACGCACTCATTTTATTATTCCTCCTCATCTTCTTAGCATTAGCTCAACCCAACTTGTTCAGTCTCGTGTTACACTAAGACTTAAGCTACATCGAATAACTGGTGGCAATCTAGATCAAGATGCCATCAAAATCAGCGGTAACTTAGGAGCAGCAACCTTGATGATTGCCGTCATTGATAAAACACCAGTGTCATTTGACGAGTTCATTGATTGGTATCCAGAAAATTCACAGAGCCAGTATGAATTGAGGCGAGGGGTAATTATCGAAATGCCCAAACCAAGAGGTAAGCATTCTAGATTGGCTGGTGATTTGGCGTTCACTCTGGGCACCGTTATTCGACAAGCAAATCAGCCCTATTTTATTCCTAAAGAATGTGTAGTCAAAATTGCTAGTGATACAGGTTATGAACCTGATATCATTGTTTTAGATGAAACTGCTATTGCTAATGAGTCACGTTGGGAACGAGAATCGATCATCACCAAAAGTCAGTCGATTAAACTGGTGGTAGAAGTTGTTTCAACTAATTGGCGAGATGATTATCTTGTCAAATTAGCAGACTACGAAGAGTTTGGCATTCAAGAATACTGGATTGCAGATTATCTTGGTATCGGTGGACGGCGCTATATTGGCTCACCTAAACAACCAACTTTTACCGTTTGCTCGTTAGTGGACGGGGAATATGAAATACAGCAATTTCGTGGAAGCGATAGCGTTATCTCTCTGATTTTCCCAGAGTTTCCATTAACGGTTGACGAGATTTTCAATCCGGGGTAATAAAAGTAAAGCAGATATTATCGAGGCAAACTGTCTATGATTATTCAAGAATAAATCACTATCAAACCCAAAGAGTTCGATGAATAGAGAATATTTAATTAACTTCCTGAAAAAAAACTTAACCACGATTAAAAGTTATGGTGTAACTTCCTTAGCTTTATTTGGTTCTTATGCAAGAGATGAAGCAAAAAATACTAGCGATCTTGATTTACTGGTAGAATTTGAAGGAAAAGTTACCTTTGATCAATATATGGACTTAAAATTTTTCTTGGAAGATAATTTATCTCTATCTGTTGATTTAGTCACAAAAAAAATGTTGAAGCCCCAAATTATTAGTTCTGTAGAAAAAGACGCTATTTATGTCGCGTAGCTTAAAACTTTATTGTGATGATATTTTAATTAGTTGTGATAAAATTCTCCGTTATACTCAAGGATTAGATGATAAT
The Gloeotrichia echinulata CP02 DNA segment above includes these coding regions:
- a CDS encoding FdhF/YdeP family oxidoreductase yields the protein MLPKPKKHWTPANWASWKPFGIGEQYPNNYWEVFRAIWQSRDQLPYAWNILNKGVCDGCALGTTGMKDWTLDGIHLCNVRLRLLQMNTMSALDPVLLGDISPLQNQKSAQLRDLGRLPYPMIRQRGDKGFRRVTWDEAINVIASRIRATTPDRLSFYVTSRGTVNETYYATQKAVRAMGCNNIDNAARICHSPSTAGLKASLGAAATTCSYKDWIGTDLLVFIGSNVANNQPVTVKYLHYAKKAGTKIVVINTYREPGMERYWVPSIVESAIFGTKFAEDFFLVNMGGDIAFLNGTIKHIIANDWVDSSFIERYTTGFDSLQASLESQSWEELERLSGSSREQMYAFAKMVKEANKAVFVWSMGITQHECGEDNVRSIINLALTKGFVGREGCGLMPIRGHSGVQGGAEMGCYATVFPGGKPITPENAAQLSQSWGFDVPTNKGLIAPEMIDAAHRGKLDVLFSVGGNFLEVLPEPDYVEGALKQIPLRVHMDIVLSSQMLVEPADTVVLLPATTRYEIPGGVTETNTERRVIFSPEIPGPRIGEARPEWEVFLELARRVKPDLAEQLSFVNTAAMRQEIAQIVPQYAGIQHLQQAGDQFQYGGSHLCFGWNFPTDDSKAHFAVLSPPRRELPAGCFLLATRRGKQFNSMVQERKDAITGAMREAVLMNATDAAQLGLKDGDQVILKNDLGQLEGQVYLAPIQSGNLQVHWPEGNVLLDKSKRSLEGVPDYNAVVQLEKVGVSTN
- a CDS encoding class I fructose-bisphosphate aldolase; the encoded protein is MTATLLEGNSIESMLGKEAEYLLTYKAKVSQDLLHLPGSDFIDRVWLNSDRHPQVLRNFQQLYSTGRLANTGYLSILPVDQGIEHSAGASFAPNPIYFDPENIVKLAIAGGCNAVATTLGVLGSISRKYAHKIPLIVKINHNELLTYPNQFDQVLFADVEQAWNLGAVAIGATIYFGSEQSTRQIQEVSKAFKRAHELGLVTILWCYLRNNAFKQDQDYHLAADLTGQANHLGVTIEADIIKQKLPENNHGYAAVAKATGKSYGKIDKRVYTELTTDHPIDLTRYQVLNCYCGRAGLINSGGASGKNDFAEAVRTAVINKRAGGTGLITGRKAFQRPFDQGVELFHAIQDVYLSPDVTIA
- a CDS encoding Uma2 family endonuclease codes for the protein MPLRVYLIAYSGARSRTHFIIPPHLLSISSTQLVQSRVTLRLKLHRITGGNLDQDAIKISGNLGAATLMIAVIDKTPVSFDEFIDWYPENSQSQYELRRGVIIEMPKPRGKHSRLAGDLAFTLGTVIRQANQPYFIPKECVVKIASDTGYEPDIIVLDETAIANESRWERESIITKSQSIKLVVEVVSTNWRDDYLVKLADYEEFGIQEYWIADYLGIGGRRYIGSPKQPTFTVCSLVDGEYEIQQFRGSDSVISLIFPEFPLTVDEIFNPG
- a CDS encoding nucleotidyltransferase family protein, with product MNREYLINFLKKNLTTIKSYGVTSLALFGSYARDEAKNTSDLDLLVEFEGKVTFDQYMDLKFFLEDNLSLSVDLVTKKMLKPQIISSVEKDAIYVA